From Lolium perenne isolate Kyuss_39 chromosome 5, Kyuss_2.0, whole genome shotgun sequence, a single genomic window includes:
- the LOC127302217 gene encoding uncharacterized protein, producing MASFADESFPPLTPIKTAPSAPPSPSAADAASAAPSQATSTTTTLESAAEEKTTKPVLENQKEPATPTSEESRLRTPEVCPPAPVPRLPSVKRKSRPTSTTTTTAGAYFVVPRDLSAVFRTMPPEKRIRAS from the coding sequence ATGGCCTCTTTCGCCGACGAGAGCTTTCCGCCGCTGACGCCGATCAAGACGGCGCCTTCTGCGCCCCCTTCGCCGTCCGCCGCTGATGCCGCCTCGGCCGCTCCATCCCAGGCGACGTCGACGACCACCACGCTAGAGTCGGCAGCAGAGGAGAAGACGACGAAGCCGGTGTTGGAGAATCagaaggagccggcgacgcccacgTCGGAGGAGAGCAGGCTCCGGACGCCCGAGGTGTGCCCTCCGGCGCCGGTGCCTCGTCTGCCGTCCGTGAAGCGGAAGTCGCGGCCTActtctacgacgacgacgacagcggGGGCGTACTTCGTCGTCCCGCGAGACCTCTCCGCCGTGTTCCGGACCATGCCGCCAGAGAAGCGGATCCGGGCGTCCTGA